A genomic stretch from Setaria italica strain Yugu1 chromosome VII, Setaria_italica_v2.0, whole genome shotgun sequence includes:
- the LOC101783306 gene encoding E3 ubiquitin-protein ligase RFI2: MGVGAEPKEEAAAAGAAAAEEGAGGKEEKAAAVSCSICLDAVLAAGGERATARLQCGHEFHLDCIGSAFNAKGVMQCPNCRKIEKGNWLYANGSRSAHDVNMEEWAHDEDLYDVSYSEMPFRFHWCPFGRLAQLPSLFEEGESSPPVTFHDFMGQHVFTEQVAVSAAPGTTHPCPYVAYLHPLPPLTSSSSSHVPERTMDRPAYHDHWNPLAGPSDVRPMQSVQPADFHHNHWAHMPHSYAQPNSNNEQPGIPFGTRAARVDGDSQRRASVVSPSYFSNGSGSRSRAPNVPPLMPQFMRAHGSINEQYQQNSSSSLFAGAHRSGGMRPAPAPLPENPTFSLFPPGSSGHNSMETDDVGGSRFYAWERDRFAPYPLMPVDCETSWWTSQQSHSTSEPASAPRRLFGQWLGVGRSSPENRSPEGSSYRQLHSPRM; encoded by the exons atGGGCGTCGGTGCGGAGCccaaggaggaggcggcggccgccggggctgcggcggcggaggagggggcgggcggcaaggaggagaaggcggccgCGGTGTCCTGCTCGATCTGCCTCGACGcggtgctcgccgccggcggggagagAGCCACCGCCAGGCTGCAGTGCGGCCACGAGTTCCACCTAG actGTATTGGATCAGCATTTAATGCCAAAGGGGTTATGCAATGCCCCAATTGCCGCAAAATTGAGAAAGGGAATTGGCTTTATGCAAACGGTTCCCGATCTGCACATGATGTTAACATGGAGGAGTGGGCTCATGATGAAGACCTTTATGATGTTAGCTACTCAGAAATG CCATTTCGCTTCCATTGGTGTCCATTTGGTCGCTTAGCACAACTTCCATCTTTATTTGA GGAAGGAGAATCATCACCTCCAGTTACTT TTCATGACTTCATGGGACAGCATGTCTTCACGGAGCAAGTAGCTGTTTCTGCTGCACCAGGGACAACTCATCCTTGCCCATATGTGGCATACTTGCATCCTCTTCCACCGTTGACGTCATCGTCAAGCTCCCATGTCCCTGAGAGAACAATGGATCGTCCTGCATACCATGATCATTGGAACCCCCTGGCTGGGCCATCAGATGTTAGGCCCATGCAATCAGTGCAACCTGCTGATTTCCATCATAACCATTGGGCTCACATGCCCCATTCCTATGCCCAGCCCAACAGCAATAATGAACAGCCAGGGATCCCTTTTGGGACAAGGGCTGCACGGGTTGATGGTGATAGCCAGCGTCGAGCATCTGTTGTTTCTCCATCATACTTCAGTAACGG GTCTGGTTCTAGATCTAGAGCTCCCAATGTTCCTCCACTTATGCCTCAGTTCATGAGGGCTCATGGCAGCATCAATGAACAGTACCAGCAGAATTCATCATCTAGTCTATTTGCTGGGGCTCATAGGTCAGGAGGCATGCGACCTGCCCCAGCACCTCTACCAGAGAATCCCACTTTTTCCTTGTTCCCGCCAGGTTCGTCTGGCCATAATTCAATGGAGACTGATGATGTGGGAGGAAGCCGGTTCTATGCCTGGGAGCGCGACCGTTTTGCGCCATACCCATTGATGCCCGTGGACTGTGAGACGAGCTGGTGGACCTCACAGCAGTCGCACAGCACATCCGAGCCCGCATCGGCACCAAGGAGACTATTTGGGCAATGGCTCGGTGTTGGCAGGTCATCTCCAGAAAACAGATCGCCCGAGGGCTCTTCATATCGGCAATTGCACTCACCTCGGATGTAG
- the LOC101782900 gene encoding kinesin-like protein KIN-13A, with amino-acid sequence MGDSSDAVMARWLQSAGLQHLATSSAGGGDYRGGMAGLGGAGAGSMLPNLLMQGYGPQSVEEKQRLYTLLRSLNFNGESAAVSMSEPYTPTAQSFGGGNPVEGFYSPELRGDLGAGLLDLHAMDDTELLSEDVVSEPLEASPFMPKEIDDDDDDVISGSQQVPVNNYDVVTSEKESTARENNVAKIKVVVRKRPLNRKELSRKEEDIISVHDSSFLTVYEPKLKVDLTAYVEKHEFCFDAVLDEHVSNDEVYRETVEPIIPIIFQRTKATCFAYGQTGSGKTYTMQPLPLRAAQDMVRLLRQPVYRNQNFKLWLSYFEIYGGKLFDLLSDRRQLLMREDGKKQVCIVGLQEFEVSDVQIVKEYIERGNAARSTGSTGANEESSRSHAILQLAVKKHIVVKDTRRQRDRDANEAKSTKAVGKISFIDLAGSERGADTTDNDRQTRIEGAEINKSLLALKECIRALDNDQIHIPFRGSKLTEVLRDSFVGNSRTVMISCISPNAGSCEHTLNTLRYADRVKSLSKGGNTRKEQSTGPTTASSRDSSSAPSYPLPAEPEEIPNQIQEKRPVDTNRKGTENFISNPSGEPDRNSFSMIPSYSNRGREENGAASSFNDRERYDLKSGQTAYTGKAQLVQNSANTQEEEKATKVSPPRRKAYREDKSDRQSNYAKKDNGPETGRAGYKKQPQQQQRPPSASASSRQSEKESSCDDVEIDAILEEEEALIAAHRKEIENTMEIVREEMNLLAEVDQPGSLIDNYVTQLSFLLSRKAAGLVSLQARLARFQHRLKEQEILSRKKPSR; translated from the exons ATGGGGGACTCGAGCGACGCTGTCATGGCGCGGTGGCTGCAGTCCGCGGGCCTGCAGCACCTCGCGACGTCctccgctggcggcggcgactaCCGTGGCGGTATGGCCGGACTCGGGGGTGCCGGCGCCGGAAGCATGCTGCCTAACCTTCTCATGCAG GGCTATGGGCCACAATCGGTTGAAGAAAAGCAGAGACTTTATACACTTTTAAGAAGCCTAAATTTTAACGGAGAGTCTGCAGCGGTGTCAATGTCTGAGCCCTACACACCAACAGCTCAGAGCTTTGGTGGGGGGAACCCTGTAGAGGGGTTTTATTCCCCTGAACTTAGAGGTGACCTTGGGGCTGGCCTTCTAGACCTTCATGCTATGGATGACACTGAGCTACTGTCCGAG GATGTAGTATCCGAACCACTTGAGGCTTCGCCCTTTATGCCAAAGGAaatcgatgatgatgatgatgatgtgataTCAGGGAGCCAGCAAGTCCCAGTAAACAATTATGATGTGGTGACCAGTGAAAAGGAGAGCACTGCTAGAGAAAATAATGTAGCAAAGATTAAAGTAGTG GTAAGGAAGAGACCTTTGAACAGAAAGGAGCTATCTCGAAAGGAAGAAGACATCATATCTGTGCATGATTCATCATTTTTGACAGTTTACGAGCCTAAGCTCAAG GTGGACTTAACAGCTTACGTGGAGAAGCATGAATTTTGTTTTGATGCTGTCCTGGATGAACATGTTTCGAATGATGAG GTGTACCGTGAAACAGTTGAGCCTATAATTCCAATTATATTTCAGAGAACAAAAGCAACATGTTTTGCTTATGGCCAAACAG GCAGTGGCAAGACATACACAATGCAGCCTTTGCCTCTGAGAGCTGCACAAGACATGGTTCGTCTTTTGCGTCAACCTGTCTATCGGAATCAGAATTTTAAGTTGTGGCTTAGCTATTTCGAAATATATGGTGGGAAGCTCTTTGATCTTCTATCTGACAGAAG GCAACTACTGATGAGGGAAGATGGCAAGAAACAAGTTTGCATTGTTGGTCTACAGGAATTTGAGGTTTCTGATGTCCAGATTGTCAAGGAATATATTGAGCGAGGAAATGCAGCGAGGAGCACTGGCTCAACTGGGGCCAATGAGGAATCATCAAGGTCGCATGCTATTCTGCAACTGGCTGTGAAGAAGCACATCGTTGTAAAAGATACTAGGAGACAGAGAGACCGCGATGCTAATGAAGCTAAAAGTACAAAGGCTGTGGGGAAAATATCATTTATTGACCTTGCTGGAAGTGAGCGTGGTGCTGATACTACAGATAATGACAGGCAGACAAG GATTGAGGGAGCGGAGATAAATAAGAGTCTGCTAGCTCTCAAAGAATGCATTCGAGCTCTTGACAATGATCAGATACACATTCCTTTCAGAGGAAGCAAGCTTACTGAGGTTCTTCGTGACTCATTTGTTGGTAACTCTAGGACGGTGATGATTTCTTGCATTTCTCCAAACGCAGGTTCATGTGAACACACTCTAAATACCTTGAGATACGCTGATAG GGTCAAAAGTCTTTCAAAGGGTGGAAACACAAGAAAAGAGCAGTCCACAGGGCCCACTACCGCTTCTAGCAGGGATTCTTCGTCAGCTCCATCTTATCCATTGCCTGCTGAACCTGAAGAAATCCCTAATCAGATTCAAGAGAAGAGACCGGTTGATACTAATCGGAAGGGCACTGAAAATTTTATCTCCAACCCTTCTGGGGAGCCTGACAGAAATTCCTTTAGTATGATTCCAAGTTATTCTAATAGAGGGAGAGAAGAAAATGGTGCAGCATCTAGTTTCAATGATAGGGAGAGGTATGATTTGAAGTCCGGCCAAACTGCTTACACTGGTAAGGCACAGTTGGTTCAGAATTCAGCAAATACacaagaagaggagaaagccaCAAAAGTCTCACCTCCTCGGAGAAAGGCTTACAGAGAAGACAAATCTGATAGGCAGAGCAACTATGCAAAAAAGGATAATGGGCCTGAGACTGGTCGGGCTGGGTATAAGAAGCAGCCGCAACAGCAGCAAAGGCCACCATCTGCTTCAGCTTCGTCTAGGCAATCTGAAAAGGAAAGTTCTTGTGATGATGTGGAAATTGATGCAATTCTTGAG GAAGAGGAGGCTCTCATTGCAGCTCACAGGAAGGAAATTGAGAATACGATGGAGATCGTGCGTGAG GAGATGAACCTTTTGGCAGAAGTTGACCAACCAGGCAGCCTTATTGACAACTACGTGACACAGTTGAGCTTTCTGCTCTCACGAAAGGCTGCGGGCCTGGTCAGCCTCCAGGCACGCTTGGCACGGTTCCAGCACCGTCTCAAAGAGCAAGAGATCCTTAGCCGCAAGAAACCTTCCAGATAG
- the LOC101783713 gene encoding serine/threonine-protein phosphatase PP1 — MMMTRAPMGPMEGAAVDEVVRRLVEGGRGGRQVQLSEAEIRQLCVEGKRVLLSQPNLLRIHAPVKICGDIHGQFVDLLRLFDLGGYPPTSTYVFLGDYVDRGKQSLETICLLLAYKIRYPEKIFLLRGNHEDAKINRVYGFYDECKRRFNVRLWKIFSDCFNCLPIAALIDDKILCMHGGLSPELTSLDQIKDIERPAEIPDYGLLCDLLWSDPSPDGEGWGESDRGVSCTFGADKLVEFLEKNDLDLICRAHQVVEDGYEFFAQRRLVTIFSAPNYCGEFDNVGALLSIDESLMCSFQILKPTDMGPPHARKQIPNKPARG, encoded by the exons atgatgatgacgcGGGCCCCGATGGGGCCGAtggagggcgcggcggtggacgAGGTGGTGCGCCGGCTCGTGgagggcggccgcggcgggcgccaGGTGCAGCTGTCAGAGGCGGAGATCCGGCAGCTCTGCGTCGAGGGCAAGCGGGTGCTCCTCTCCCAGCCCAACCTGCTCCGAATCCACGCCCCCGTCAAGATCTGCG GTGATATCCATGGCCAGTTTGTTGACCTTTTGAGACTGTTTGATTTGGGTGGTTATCCTCCAACTTCAACTTATGTATTCCTAGGAGATTATGTCGATAGAGGCAAACAGAGCTTGGAGACTATATGCTTGCTGCTGGCATACAAAATCAGGTACCCTGAAAAGATTTTCCTGCTGAGGGGGAACCATGAAGATGCGAAAATCAACAGAGTATATGGGTTCTATGATGAGTGCAAGAGGAGGTTCAATGTTCGGCTGTGGAAGATATTCTCGGATTGCTTCAACTGCCTGCCTATAGCAGCACTCATCGATGACAAGATACTGTGCATGCATGGTGGTCTCTCACCCGAATTGACGAGTTTGGATCAGATAAAGGATATTGAGAGGCCTGCTGAGATTCCTGATTATGGTCTCCTTTGTGATTTGCTTTGGTCTGATCCTAGCCCAGATGGAGAAGGATGGGGTGAGAGTGACAGAGGTGTTTCATGTACGTTTGGTGCAGATAAGCTTGTAGAGTTTTTGGAGAAGAATGATCTTGATCTTATTTGTCGAGCTCATCAG GTAGTTGAAGATGGCTATGAGTTCTTCGCACAACGGCGATTAGTGACAATCTTTTCTGCTCCAAATTATTGTGGAGAATTCGATAATGTGGGTGCTCTATTGAGCATAGATGAGAGCCTAATGTGTTCATTTCAGATCCTGAAGCCAACTGATATGGGTCCACCACATGCAAGAAAACAAATTCCAAATAAG CCAGCCAGAGGGTGA
- the LOC101784118 gene encoding U1 small nuclear ribonucleoprotein A codes for MSGEAPAGGGGGGGGTGGEANGAPPNVTIYINNLNEKIKLEELKKSLNAVFSQFGKILDVLAFKTLKHKGQAWVVFEDVASATEAIKRMQDFPFYGKPMRIQYAKTKSDIVAKADGTFVPRERRKRIDEKPEKKQKREQHHEATQIGIGVNAYPGVYGAPQLTQLPIAGGQRVMMPEIIVPNNILFVQNLPHETTPMMLQMLFCQYPGFKEVRMVEAKPGIAFVEYGDEQQATAAMTPLQGFKITKENQMVITYAKK; via the exons ATGAGCGGcgaggcgccggccggcggcggcggcggcggcggtggcaccggAGGGGAGGCGAACGGAGCCCCGCCGAACGTCACCATCTACATCAACAACCTCAACGAGAAGATCAAGCTAGAAg AACTTAAGAAGTCCCTCAACGCCGTCTTTTCCCAGTTTGGGAAGATTCTTGATGTGCTTGCTTTCAAGACTTTGAAGCATAAAGGCCAAGCTTGGGTTGTCTTCGAAGATGTTGCATCAGCAACCGAGGCTATAAAGAGGATGCAAGACTTTCCCTTCTATGGCAAACCTATG AGAATTCAATATGCCAAGACCAAGTCGGATATTGTAGCGAAAGCTGATGGCACCTTTGTTCCtcgagaaagaaggaagaggatCGACGAAAAAC CTGAAAAGAAGCAGAAGCGTGAGCAGCACCATGAAGCTACTCAAATTGGCATCGGTGTAAATGCTTATCCTGGTGTTTATGGGGCTCCTCAG CTCACCCAGCTACCTATAGCTGGAGGACAGAGGGTCATGATGCCAGAGATAATTGTACCAAACAACATCCTCTTCGTCCAAAACCTGCCACACGAGACGACCCCTATGATGCTGCAGATGCTCTTCTGCCAGTACCCTGGCTTCAAGGAGGTTCGGATGGTCGAGGCGAAGCCTGGGATCGCTTTCGTGGAGTATGGAGACGAGCAACAGGCCACCGCTGCCATGACACCGCTTCAAGGCTTCAAGATTACAAAAGAGAACCAGATGGTCATTACTTACGCAAAGAAGTAA
- the LOC101784523 gene encoding mediator of RNA polymerase II transcription subunit 28, whose protein sequence is MAEPPPSQSPAQTPPPPQQQAPGSGGREDMLACVAALEAALLPCLPARELQAVDRSLQSSHQIDVERHARDFMEAAKKLQSYFISLQREDQPTAEDVLRKEITTMEEELKTKSELIAKHKKLIEGWRKELKEQLGKHITELERV, encoded by the exons atggccgagccgccgccgtcgcagtcGCCGGcgcagacgccgccgccgccgcagcagcaggctcCCGGGTCGGGCGGGCGCGAGGACATGCTGGCGTGCGTGGCGGCGCtggaggcggcgctgctgccCTGCCTCCCCGCGCGCGAGCTCCAGGCGGTCGACCGCTCCCTCCAGTCCTCCCACCAGA TTGATGTTGAGAGGCACGCCAGGGACTTCATGGAGGCTGCCAAGAAGCTCCAGTCTTACTTCATTAGCCTGCAGCGCGAGGACCAACCAACAGCAGAAGATGTGCTTCGGAAG GAGATTACTACAATGGAGGAAGAACTGAAGACCAAGTCTGAGCTTATTGCCAAGCACAAGAAGCTGATTGAAGGGTGGCGGAAAGAACTGAAGGAGCAGCTGGGGAAGCACATCACTGAGCTCGAAAGAGTGTGA